In the genome of Phaeodactylum tricornutum CCAP 1055/1 chromosome 20, whole genome shotgun sequence, one region contains:
- a CDS encoding LCTP l-lactate permease (L-lactate transporter of bacterial origin. Highly expressed under conditions of nitrogen depletion.) produces the protein MNIEEDFTYRCLTADGAACADSCESLAGCQDCGCVVLSNDAGGDWGDVMDVIFCLLPIIFLIYATIKPSPMSTTVSLPLAACLMFLVRVMYLGSDPLLTASSVILGLHEAWTPLSIMAGAITLFESMEATYCLPYMMREMKALTAGHPVAELMLIFCFAYMVEGASGFGTPVALGAPMLVSQGHPAFESVVVLLIMNTYATVWGAVGTPIWFGFGSLPQVSEDEYLDISRKAAVAMGVSAYISLPLVLTILVPFKAVRKNIVFIIASLTTCLGPSIGIAFVSYEFPSLLGGMIGCAGTAFLIKCKFGLHDFEHGDNGGRNLEDIGSVSENSLVRKYQKSASSLSDVPESGAELTSTRNNKTAKQMGIPETNGEDEEVYLTSDDSDQKEEVRQNTGTAGVVDAGAASMNTDSLHDTLEHHLGPRKSYADGYIKETIIRTSPIWLVVLILIVTRLEQIGLKKFLTKVTPNFTIHFGTYGTFRLSASLVFQLRDILTFPGISWKYELLYVPFLIPFVLVSLLNMYMYRKDLAHGPAHVARTVADRLKNPAIALLGALVLVQLVIRVGAEAPATILGTVVSDWFQEAFVIISPLLGVLGSFFSGSTTVSNLTFGSIQLIAAESIGTSVTTMLALQAVGASAGNGVCLNNIIAACAVVGLNVGEGKILLQTYKFVFLSTTIATIVMLAFYFRFG, from the exons ATGAATATTGAAGAAGACTTTACGTATCGCTGTTTGACTGCCGATGGTGCTGCTTGCGCCGACTCCTGCGAGAGTCTTGCCGGCTGTCAAGATTGTGGCTGTGTTGTGCTTTCCAATGATGCCGGTGGTGACTGGGGTGACGTGATGGATGTTATCTTTTGCCTTTTGCCGATCATATTTTTGATTTACGCTACGATCAAGCCGTCTCCCATGTCGACGACTGTATCCTTGCCGTTGGCCGCTTGTCTCATGTTTCTAGTCCGTGTGATGTATCTGGGATCGGATCCACTGCTTACTGCGTCGTCCGTTATTTTGGGTTTGCACGAAGCCTGGACACCGTTGAGTATCATGGCGGGAGCCATTACCCTTTTTGAAAGCATGGAAGCGACGTACTGCTTGCCTTATATGATGAGGGAGATGAAAGCTCTGACTGCAGGGCATCCAGTTGCGGAACTCATGCT AATCTTTTGCTTTGCATACATGGTGGAGGGTGCGAGCGGCTTTGGGACACCAGTCGCCTTAGGCGCTCCCATGCTTGTCTCGCAAGGTCATCCTGCCTTCGAAAGCGTCGTCGTCCTGCTCATCATGAATACCTATGCGACAGTTTGGGGCGCGGTTGGTACACCGATTTGGTTTGGTTTTGGTTCTTTGCCCCAAGTTTCCGAGGACGAGTACCTCGATATTTCCCGAAAGGCAGCAGTCGCGATGGGAGTCAGCGCATATATTTCGCTCCCACTCGTCCTCACTATTCTAGTACCCTTCAAAGCTGTTCGCAAAAATATTGTGTTCATAATTGCAAGCTTGACAACATGCTTGGGACCCTCGATTGGAATCGCATTTGTCAGTTATGAATTTCCCTCTCTTTTAGGAGGCATGATCGGTTGTGCTGGAACAGCTTTTCTTATCAAATGCAAGTTTGGACTCCATGATTTCGAACATGGTGACAATGGTGGTCGAAACTTGGAAGATATTGGTTCGGTTTCGGAAAATAGCTTGGTTCGCAAGTATCAGAAGTCGGCGTCGAGCTTGAGCGATGTTCCGGAGAGCGGAGCTGAACTCACTTCAACAAGAAACAACAAGACGGCCAAGCAAATGGGCATACCGGAAACCAACGGGGAGGATGAGGAGGTTTACCTAACTTCGGACGATTCCGACCAGAAAGAAGAAGTTCGGCAAAATACCGGTACTGCAGGCGTAGTGGATGCGGGCGCGGCATCCATGAACACGGATAGCCTACACGATACGCTGGAACATCATTTGGGCCCACGCAAATCCTACGCAGACGGCTACATCAAAGAGACGATTATTCGAACGTCCCCCATTTGGCTCGTGGTCCTTATTTTGATTGTTACTAGATTGGAACAAATTGGTCTGAAAAAGTTTTTGACGAAAGTGACACCAAACTTCACCATCCACTTTGGTACATACGGAACGTTCCGCTTATCTGCGAGCTTGGTGTTTCAACTTCGGGACATTCTAACATTCCCTGGGATCAGCTGGAAGTACGAGTTGCTGTACGTTCCCTTTCTAATTCCGTTTGTGCTCGTGTCCTTGCTGAACATGTACATGTATCGCAAAGATCTGGCACACGGTCCCGCTCATGTCGCAAGAACTGTCGCTGATCGTTTAAAAAACCCAGCAATTGCTTTGTTGGGTGCATTGGTTCTGGTTCAGCTTGTCATTCGGGTTGGAGCTGAAGCCCCCGCAACAATTCTTGGGACAGTAGTCTCTGATTGGTTTCAAGAAGCATTTGTAATCATTTCGCCTTTACTGGGAGTTTTGGGGTCCTTCTTTTCAGGATCTACCACGGTTTCCAACTTGACATTCGGGTCCATTCAGCTGATTGCGGCTGAATCAATCGGAACCTCTGTAACAACTATGCTGGCTTTGCAGGCCGTCGGCGCATCAGCGGGAAATGGCGTGTGCCTGAACAACATCATAGCGGCATGTGCTGTTGTGGGTTTAAATGTTGGTGAAGGGAAAATATTGCTGCAGACCTACAAGTTTGTATTCTTGAGTACCACCATTGCGACGATTGTAATGCTCGCATTCTACTTTCGATTTGGATAG
- a CDS encoding predicted protein: protein MKLSLALSFVVTGASAFVPQQPLTPRSPATSLAAVGVERNPNFAKLIGGYLFPEIGRRRTQYLEENPEMKDRVISLGIGDTTQPIPEYILSGLVGGASKLGTKEGYSGYGNEAGMLDLREKIADKLYKGIIAAEEVFVSDGAKCDIMRLQQMFGAKVISAVQDPSYPVYVDTSVMMGQTGEIDSETNQYKNIVYMPCTSENGFFPDYASMPRADIVYLCSPNNPTGAAATKEQLVEMVKLCKERGSILVFDAAYAPFIRSKDVPKSIFEIEGARDVAIEVNSFSKYAGFTGVRLGWTVIPNNLKFADGTPVRNDFNRVMSTAFNGASNIVQAGGLACLDDDGLKEIDTLIDYYLGNAKILRETMESIGYDVYGGIDAPYVFVKLPESMGGSWDAFQTILEKTQVVTIPGAGFGPGGEGYLRLSAFAPRDSVIEACERLKKALV, encoded by the exons ATGAAACTGTCTCTTGCTCTATCATTTGTTGTCACCGGCGCATCTGCATTTGTCCCGCAGCAACCTTTGACTCCCCGTTCTCCGGCGACTTCATTGGCGGCGGTCGGCGTCGAGCGCAACCCCAACTTTGCCAAGCTTATCGGAGGTTATTTGTTTCCTGAGATTGGACGCCGACGCACGCAGTACCTGGAAGAGAATCCGGAAATGAAGGATCGAGTTATCTCACTCGGAATTGGGGACACTACGCAGCCGATTCCCGAGTATATTTTGTCCGGCCTGGTTGGCGGTGCATCCAAGCTCGGAACAAAGGAAGGTTACAGTGGCTACGGAAATGAAGCTGGTATGCTGGATCTTCGGGAAAAGATTGCCGACAAACTTTACAAAGGCATCATTGCGGCCGAGGAAGTCTTTGTCAGTGATGGTGCCAAGTGTGATATCATGCGCTTGCAGCAAATGTTTGGTGCCAAGGTAATTTCGGCCGTGCAGGATCCATCCTACCCAGTTTACGTCGATACCTCTGTCATGATGGGACAGACGGGAGAAATTGATTCGGAAACGAATCAGTATAAGAATATTGTTTACATGCCGTGTACTTCTGAGAATGGCTTCTTCCCCGACTACGCAAGCATGCCTCGGGCGGATATTGTCTATCTTTGCTCTCCCAA CAACCCAACGGGTGCAGCCGCTACCAAGGAACAACTGGTGGAGATGGTCAAGTTGTGCAAGGAGCGTGGCTCAATTCTGGTGTTTGACGCCGCGTACGCGCCTTTTATTCGCAGTAAGGACGTCCCGAAATCGATTTTCGAAATCGAGGGAGCCAGGGACGTCGCCATTGAAGTCAATAGTTTTAGCAAGTACGCTGGATTCACCGGTGTCCGATTGGGATGGACCGTCATCCCGAACAATCTGAAATTCGCGGATGGAACTCCCGTCCGGAACGACTTCAACCGTGTCATGAGTACAGCCTTCAACGGCGCTTCCAACATTGTGCAAGCTGGAGGTTTGGCTTGCTTGGATGACGATGGTTTGAAGGAAATTGATACCCTTATTGACTATTACCTTGGCAACGCCAAAATCTTGCGTGAGACCATGGAAAGTATTGGATATGATGTTTACGGAGGGATTGACGCTCCGTACGTTTTTGTCAAGCTACCGGAATCTATGGGAGGAAGTTGGGACGCTTTCCAGACCATTCTGGAGAAGACTCAGGTGGTAACCATTCCAGGGGCCGGGTTCGGCCCCGGTGGTGAAGGCTATTTGCGTTTGAGCGCCTTTGCTCCTCGTGATTCCGTTATCGAGGCGTGCGAGCGACTTAAGAAAGCCTTGGTCTAG
- a CDS encoding predicted protein: MRNPPYRPSPKGREQRSRWFRPRSGSGWLLLYVVLCRGCGGVQSKRMNAAVKASAGSSSSSSSSHRPVSQSELASSKNTTTKANARRVQNATTVLQLTETELWDGQKWKVSGDCRWTLDDEPCKPPDQQVPPKGTTFSGDWKIVTSSSRDSYGWEYVVSQPHPLRQRIWLRSVVPLAKHDVAQSADSQAVARKKRLAQRERPRWIQAIRDDFNFKGFGWSFYKSLVFANSFGVAFRLPLTFNLNTWERHPAWPSISSNIALYNPACAAVFLSASMRVEWIKWAAARLWFLLQYLLVWMVWNVSRGVVLASSALVFPVTRKLYNPPMPIHWKSAADNPPIYSRTTEERIGASLSWRVTKAKGYEFRVSYWHFYAPTLTSMYDAWGRTKIPAWFARRSAALGLSTSGPIPDDPFLTCSALLSLSGFYFRKRERVLVQPTVSTTTDASSASLLNTTETSKATFSVGQKEDDPTPNGEQPRKKSSTKQLVS, from the coding sequence ATGCGCAATCCACCATACCGGCCGTCGCCAAAAGGACGGGAACAGCGCTCGCGTTGGTTTCGTCCCCGTAGCGGCAGTGGCTGGCTCCTGCTGTACGTTGTACTTTGCCGCGGATGCGGAGGCGTGCAATCCAAGAGAATGAACGCGGCGGTGAAAGCGTCAGCGGgtagcagcagtagcagtagtagcagCCATCGCCCAGTGTCACAGTCCGAGCTGGCGTCATCCAAGAATACTACTACAAAAGCGAACGCACGTCGCGTTCAGAATGCCACGACGGTGTTGCAGTTGACCGAAACGGAACTCTGGGACGGTCAAAAGTGGAAGGTCTCGGGAGATTGCCGTTGGACGTTGGACGACGAACCGTGTAAACCACCCGACCAACAGGTACCACCGAAAGGCACAACGTTTTCGGGTGACTGGAAAATTGTCACGAGTTCCTCGCGAGATTCGTACGGATGGGAGTACGTCGTCTCACAACCGCATCCACTCCGCCAACGGATTTGGTTGCGCAGCGTGGTGCCTTTAGCGAAACACGACGTCGCCCAGTCCGCGGACTCGCAAGCCGTTGCTCGGAAGAAACGTCTAGCCCAACGGGAACGTCCACGTTGGATACAGGCTATTCGCGACGATTTCAACTTCAAAGGCTTTGGCTGGTCCTTTTACAAATCACTTGTGTTCGCGAACAGTTTCGGAGTCGCTTTTCGATTGCCACTGACGTTCAACTTGAATACCTGGGAACGACATCCCGCATGGCCGTCCATTTCTAGTAACATCGCCTTGTACAATCCTGCTTGCGCTGCCGTATTTCTAAGTGCCTCCATGCGAGTCGAATGGATCAAGTGGGCCGCCGCCCGATTATGGTTTCTGCTACAATATCTACTAGTGTGGATGGTTTGGAACGTTTCCCGAGGCGTCGTCTTGGCGTCTTCGGCGCTAGTGTTTCCTGTGACGCGGAAACTTTACAACCCTCCTATGCCAATACACTGGAAATCGGCTGCGGACAACCCACCAATCTACTCTCGCACTACCGAAGAACGCATCGGAGCCTCGCTTTCGTGGCGCGTTACCAAAGCCAAGGGCTACGAATTCCGTGTCAGTTATTGGCATTTCTACGCTCCCACTCTCACTTCGATGTACGATGCGTGGGGACGAACTAAAATCCCTGCCTGGTTTGCCCGACGCTCCGCGGCCTTGGGACTTTCGACCTCGGGGCCCATACCGGACGATCCGTTTTTGACCTGCAGTGCGTTGCTATCGCTGTCTGGCTTTTACTTTCGCAAACGCGAGCGTGTGCTCGTTCAACCCACGGTAAGTACCACGACCGATGCCTCGTCTGCGTCACTCCTTAACACTACCGAAACGAGTAAGGCCACTTTCTCCGTCGGGCAGAAAGAGGATGACCCGACCCCAAATGGCGAACaaccaaggaagaaatcgtccaCGAAACAGCTCGTATCGTAG
- a CDS encoding predicted protein: MSLAINTCVSTAPVSDFLGESGTSLLRTEHSSGEDDVSPKRFVRNGRPSTCIGSPRSVVIGDEQPQNGVGSMRKTARVIPAMISKGEKPRKSTNKAPTDENSNFGDDYSTDGESTVLVIQQSRACRDHRDETTWCNYETDCFDSSDCVSFFDENDLNSWDNDDSSEQEDDSSLHTIDLKASDCVLDPLLHRMQPRRRRQVSFGSVFIREYSLTVGDHPYTRDSCPLTLAWQHTVTVEKELLHYEHSRYFLRSSTPPRRLGLHERRERICEVNENLVDHADVKQLEVAMTLSRLESMQTRLQGFHQDGNHHQDGSGTSSSDNMHPHLMCLDSVLDQDEHPPHTPCCPVIEEASTATPLYSSESEQTDVCEQQSLQPISIRELC; this comes from the coding sequence ATGTCTCTCGCAATCAACACGTGCGTCTCAACGGCTCCGGTGAGTGATTTTCTTGGTGAATCTGGTACGTCTTTGCTGCGGACGGAGCATTCTTCTGGTGAGGATGACGTCTCGCCGAAGCGTTTCGTGCGGAATGGGAGACCTTCCACATGCATCGGAAGCCCAAGAAGCGTCGTGATTGGAGATGAGCAGCCACAAAACGGCGTAGGTAGCATGAGAAAGACGGCACGGGTAATTCCTGCGATGATCTCGAAAGGAGAGAAGCCGAGGAAAAGCACGAATAAGGCTCCTACCGACGAGAACAGCAACTTTGGCGATGACTACTCCACAGATGGCGAATCAACGGTATTGGTCATCCAGCAGTCTCGAGCTTGCCGTGATCATCGAGACGAAACTACGTGGTGCAATTATGAAACGGATTGCTTCGACTCGAGCGATTGTGTTTCCTTCTTTGATGAGAATGATTTGAATTCTTGGGACAACGATGATTCTAGCGAGCAAGAAGACGATAGCTCCTTGCACACTATTGACCTAAAAGCATCCGACTGTGTACTTGATCCGTTACTGCATAGAATGCAGCCGCGACGTCGTCGACAGGTTTCGTTTGGTTCCGTATTCATCCGTGAATATTCTTTGACTGTGGGGGATCATCCATACACGCGCGATTCCTGCCCACTAACCTTGGCGTGGCAACATACGGTAACCGTGGAGAAGGAATTGCTTCACTATGAGCACAGTCGGTACTTTTTGCGGTCTTCGACACCACCACGGCGACTTGGTCTGCACGAACGACGGGAACGCATATGCGAAGTCAACGAAAACTTAGTCGACCACGCTGACGTGAAGCAGCTGGAAGTGGCAATGACTCTGTCGAGATTGGAATCAATGCAGACGCGACTGCAAGGCTTTCATCAAGATGGTAACCATCACCAGGACGGTTCTGGGACGTCCTCTTCTGACAACATGCATCCTCATTTGATGTGCCTAGATTCCGTGCTTGATCAAGACGAACACCCGCCGCACACTCCATGCTGTCCAGTGATCGAGGAAGCCAGCACGGCTACCCCATTATATAGTTCGGAAAGTGAACAAACTGATGTTTGTGAGCAGCAATCTCTGCAGCCCATTTCTATCCGCGAACTGTGCTGA
- a CDS encoding predicted protein codes for MSNLIFCCTAPDFGSEKFLETSLFLPDCQTRPQRQSIVPHHSIVVNGEYTVELDIVQESVVLSEFYREEANSTARIMFCVRVDYFHFDGTNVNGVNFHETNVSIGIDLIAGFRLRDIDFDRAASEFSSATASLDYPIRANFCNGENKDQPQPALFQGMTLQVCVSMDETVAIGKAYVIDILEMDLHQPSTGVHDNPITKAYSNKLTQKTCNGGICNVKTQLTSRWFEKADPESIDLTGMALLALGSASSREETRMLRLPINFRARRRNLKSNFTELSEPEGRFEMFILRATLQGDAKDRGLGLGLIVSCVAAACLLTCSCSLSVCIALRLRALREKQFKNLAKADKQHACGADHT; via the coding sequence ATGTCCAATCTCATTTTTTGCTGTACAGCCCCAGATTTTGGTAGCGAAAAGTTTCTAGAAACATCTCTATTTCTACCGGACTGCCAAACCAGACCTCAAAGGCAATCGATCGTACCTCATCATAGCATTGTCGTAAACGGAGAGTACACTGTTGAGTTGGATATTGTTCAAGAAAGTGTTGTGCTATCCGAATTCTATCGTGAAGAGGCCAACAGTACAGCACGAATAATGTTTTGTGTAAGAGTTGACTATTTTCACTTCGATGGAACGAACGTGAACGGGGTCAACTTTCATGAAACGAATGTATCGATCGGGATAGATTTGATTGCTGGTTTTCGACTTCGTGACATTGACTTCGACAGGGCAGCCTCAGAATTTTCGTCAGCGACGGCTTCACTAGACTATCCTATACGAGCTAATTTTTGCAACGGAGAGAACAAGGATCAGCCCCAGCCAGCTTTGTTTCAAGGGATGACTTTGCAAGTGTGTGTTTCAATGGACGAGACTGTAGCAATTGGAAAAGCATACGTGATCGATATCTTAGAGATGGACCTGCATCAACCATCGACGGGAGTGCATGACAATCCAATAACAAAAGCATACTCCAACAAACTGACGCAAAAAACGTGCAATGGCGGCATATGCAACGTTAAAACGCAGCTCACATCGCGATGGTTTGAAAAAGCGGATCCGGAATCGATTGATTTAACCGGAATGGCACTTCTCGCGCTCGGCTCTGCCTCTTCTCGGGAAGAAACCAGAATGCTTCGTTTGCCAATCAATTTTAGAGCGAGGCGAAGAAATCTCAAATCCAATTTCACAGAGCTTTCTGAACCAGAAGGGCGCTTTGAAATGTTCATTCTGAGAGCAACTCTACAAGGCGATGCGAAAGACCGAGGATTGGGGCTTGGCCTTATTGTATCTTGTGTCGCTGCGGCTTGCCTTCTGACGTGTTCTTGCTCTCTCTCTGTTTGCATTGCACTTCGTTTGCGTGCTCTACGGGAGAAACAGTTTAAAAATCTCGCTAAAGCCGACAAGCAACATGCTTGTGGAGCTGACCACACGTAA
- a CDS encoding hydrolase (hydrolase) has product MFESAPTEQSGIFGSGFLSFTSAQNREVSLITKKREAKSSGNCVVFHVMLHRFFRLVSSFSFSRASNNMWFWASASQYALNLDGLKQAENKLLQLARQFGNRAPEDYDIRLLDTHIPHTSVPLSSHSCQLHENLPEGEYLMHGIEVKSRTASTQHSSDAPLVMLHGYMNGAAYFYRNLVGLSNYFSSVVALDMLGWGLSSRPNFKAIQDDTLRTTEDFFVESLEAWRHANKIDRMVLAGHSMGGYLSVAYCEKYPDRVERLILISPVGVPEESQKVLEERKARIQASLQGRLMYGTFNYLFGRQTPGDVLRMLPTSRSERMIQEYVRRRLPAIDDEKERVAVSEYLYRSAVTLPASGEYCINRILTPGIFAKEPALHRIPHLKVPSVGFLYGAQDWMDSNGGLQVQQAVEAKRSMNQDAPRVDVYQVSKSGHLLMLDNWEEFNAGMITSAGGIPSDLSRRPVKLEPSKSVPPIAPVYESESQRTDVSTSVEVAS; this is encoded by the coding sequence ATGTTCGAAAGTGCTCCAACGGAACAGTCCGGCATCTTTGGTTCAGGCTTTCTGTCGTTCACATCCGCGCAGAATCGAGAAGTCTCCTTGATCACAAAAAAAAGAGAGGCAAAGTCGAGTGGAAATTGCGTTGTGTTCCATGTTATGTTGCACCGCTTCTTTCGTTTGGTCTCCTCCTTCTCCTTTTCTCGCGCCTCCAATAACATGTGGTTTTGGGCTAGTGCAAGTCAGTATGCACTCAATTTAGATGGCTTGAAGCAGGCAGAAAACAAGCTTCTGCAGTTGGCTCGGCAATTCGGGAATCGCGCACCAGAAGACTACGACATCCGGCTCTTGGACACGCACATCCCCCACACCTCTGTTCCGCTGTCATCTCACAGCTGTCAGTTGCATGAGAATTTACCGGAAGGAGAGTACCTCATGCATGGAATCGAAGTCAAATCCAGGACTGCTTCTACCCAGCATTCATCTGACGCCCCTTTGGTCATGCTACACGGTTACATGAACGGCGCCGCTTACTTTTATCGGAATTTGGTGGGATTGAGCAATTATTTTTCCTCCGTAGTCGCCCTCGATATGCTTGGATGGGGTCTTTCCTCCCGACCAAACTTTAAGGCAATTCAGGACGATACGTTGCGCACGACAGAAGACTTTTTTGTCGAGAGCTTGGAAGCTTGGCGACATGCCAACAAGATTGACCGTATGGTACTGGCAGGCCACTCCATGGGTGGATACTTGTCCGTAGCCTACTGTGAAAAATATCCCGATCGTGTGGAACGTCTTATTCTGATTAGCCCCGTCGGTGTCCCGGAAGAGTCACAGAAAGTTCTGGAAGAGCGCAAAGCAAGGATTCAAGCATCCTTGCAGGGTCGTCTGATGTACGGAACATTCAACTATTTGTTCGGGCGGCAAACTCCCGGAGACGTGCTGCGCATGTTACCCACTAGTCGTAGCGAGCGGATGATTCAGGAATACGTACGTCGTCGATTACCGGCGATTGATGATGAGAAGGAGCGTGTCGCGGTATCGGAATACCTCTATCGAAGCGCCGTCACCTTGCCCGCATCCGGAGAGTACTGCATTAATCGTATCTTGACGCCTGGTATTTTTGCAAAGGAGCCAGCCTTGCATCGGATTCCCCATTTGAAGGTTCCTTCGGTAGGCTTTTTGTACGGTGCTCAGGATTGGATGGATTCAAATGGTGGATTGCAGGTCCAGCAAGCAGTAGAAGCTAAACGGTCAATGAATCAAGATGCACCCCGAGTTGATGTATATCAAGTGAGTAAGTCGGGCCATTTGCTCATGCTAGACAATTGGGAAGAATTTAATGCTGGAATGATCACCTCCGCTGGAGGAATTCCGAGCGATTTATCACGGCGACCTGTCAAGTTGGAACCCAGCAAGTCTGTCCCGCCAATTGCACCCGTATATGAATCGGAATCACAGCGCACTGATGTCTCAACTAGTGTTGAAGTGGCGTCATAG
- a CDS encoding predicted protein: MEDVEDEDEFNPWQFIKCLPDYAYVRHLCPPITLPPKTAGAPPITLVLDLDETLVHCTVEPVENADLTFPVDFHNVTYQVHVRLRPHLFTFLSRIEGQYEIVLFTASQKVYANELLNRIDPDGKYFHHRLYRESCLAVEGNYLKDLNVLGRDLSRTVLVDNSPHAFGYQVDNGIPIESWFDDPDDRELLKLERFLRQLEPGSVREAVRNKFQCHTLIAKASGNQ; encoded by the exons ATGGAAGACGTCGAGGATGAGGATGAGTTCAATCCCTGGCAGTTCATCAAATGCCTCCCCGACTACGCCTACGTGCGTCACTTGTGTCCGCCAATTACCCTCCCACCCAAGACTGCCGGCGCCCCGCCAATTACTCTCGTGCTGGATCTAGACGAAACGTTGGTACACTGTACAGTAGAACCCGTTGAGAACGCCGATCTGACCTTTCCCGTTGATTTCCATAACGTGACCTACCAAGTTCACGTGCGTCTCCGCCCGCACCTGTTCACTTTTCTCAGCCGCATAGAGGGACAGTACGAAATTGTTTTGTTTACTGCGTCCCAGAAGGTGTACGCCAATGAGTTGCTTAATCGCATCGATCCCG ACGGAAAATACTTTCACCACCGTCTGTATCGGGAGTCCTGTTTGGCAGTTGAAGGCAACTACCTCAAAGATCTAAACGTTCTAGGTCGCGACCTCTCCAGGACCGTTCTAGTGGACAACTCGCCCCATGCCTTTGGATACCAAGTCGACAACGGCATTCCCATTGAATCCTGGTTCGACGACCCCGACGATCGGGAACTCCTCAAGCTCGAACGATTTCTGCGTCAGCTCGAGCCCGGCAGCGTCCGTGAGGCCGTTCGCAACAAGTTCCAGTGCCACACTCTGATCGCCAAAGCGTCCGGTAATCAGTAA
- a CDS encoding predicted protein: protein MIRIDRFKKTFWAHSDCSHLSQNTLVDNVAGSFLPPTPLVQSHFSFTMNFCRRAQVFLATMMLFVASRRSGMHIVRALTADDVATTELEWAASRLRIFRQGFGPHSQANSDANNSEQNLQTFLLAGN from the coding sequence ATGATCCGCATCGATCGTTTCAAAAAAACGTTTTGGGCTCATTCCGATTGTTCGCATTTATCACAAAATACTCTGGTAGATAATGTTGCAGGCtcatttcttccaccaacACCGCTCGTGCAATCACACTTTTCGTTCACAATGAACTTTTGCCGCCGTGCACAAGTATTCCTGGCCACCATGATGCTGTTCGTTGCATCACGGAGAAGTGGCATGCATATTGTACGAGCATTAACGGCCGATGACGTTGCGACCACAGAATTGGAATGGGCGGCATCACGCTTGCGAATTTTTCGTCAAGGATTCGGACCCCATTCGCAGGCCAACTCGGACGCCAATAACAGCGAGCAGAACCTGCAAACCTTTTTGCTTGCCGGAAACTAG
- the Lhcf9 gene encoding protein fucoxanthin chlorophyll a/c protein, whose translation MKLALFATFVAGAAAFAAKKGAKKRAAVVTGNFEEDIGATLPLGFWDPLGLVADGNQEKFDRLRLVELKHGRISMLAVVGYLIQEAGVRLPGNIDLSGTKFSDIPNGYAAIEAIPYAGKLQLLAFIGALEVFVMRDFVGGEFPGDLRNNYIDFGWDSFDDATKARKRTIELNQGRAAQMGILALMVHEQLGVSIIPSTAASEYAF comes from the coding sequence ATGAAGCTCGCTCTTTTCGCTACTTTTGTCGCCGGTGCCGCCGCCTTCGCTGCTAAGAAAGGCGCCAAAAAGCGTGCTGCCGTTGTCACCGGAAATTTCGAGGAAGACATTGGAGCCACGCTCCCTCTTGGATTTTGGGATCCTTTGGGTCTGGTCGCCGACGGCAACCAGGAAAAGTTTGACCGTCTCCGTCTTGTTGAATTGAAGCACGGACGTATTTCGATGCTTGCCGTTGTTGGGTACCTTATCCAAGAAGCCGGTGTCCGTCTTCCGGGAAACATTGACTTGAGTGGCACCAAGTTCTCCGACATCCCCAACGGATACGCCGCCATTGAGGCCATCCCATATGCTGGTAAGCTCCAGCTGCTCGCTTTCATTGGTGCTTTGGAAGTTTTCGTCATGCGTGACTTTGTTGGAGGCGAATTCCCTGGTGACTTGCGTAACAACTACATTGACTTTGGCTGGGATTCCTTCGATGATGCCACCAAAGCCCGTAAGCGCACCATCGAACTCAACCAAGGACGCGCCGCCCAGATGGGTATCCTTGCCCTTATGGTCCACGAGCAACTTGGAGTTTCCATTATTCCCTCCACTGCTGCCTCCGAATACGCATTCTAA